A region of Candidatus Eisenbacteria bacterium DNA encodes the following proteins:
- a CDS encoding DUF2092 domain-containing protein produces MRTIILSAVLILGAAAPARPQTKTDDPKALTVLTRMADNIGALHSCSFQLDVSHDEWDAETGMMVKLHNSHEVFLTGPDKMLVNTTGDAGHRGFWYDGKEAYSYWYGENNYGRVSAPPTIIEMIKSIHEAYGVDFPAADLLYPTFVDDLIAQSQRITFRKLVRIGEQECFHIMAKGTEQDMELWIANDAATLPVKYLFRTREKGQVTEYQGAFSDWKMNPDLPTTLFRFTPPPGSREVRLVARNEKRSPGGPKK; encoded by the coding sequence ATGCGAACCATCATCCTTTCCGCAGTGCTGATCCTAGGCGCAGCCGCGCCCGCTCGACCCCAGACCAAGACCGATGATCCCAAGGCGCTGACCGTCCTTACCCGGATGGCCGACAACATCGGCGCTCTGCACTCATGCAGCTTCCAGCTCGACGTGTCGCACGATGAATGGGACGCCGAGACCGGCATGATGGTGAAGCTCCACAACTCGCACGAGGTGTTCCTGACCGGCCCGGACAAGATGCTGGTGAACACGACCGGCGACGCCGGTCATCGCGGGTTCTGGTACGACGGCAAGGAGGCGTATTCCTACTGGTACGGCGAGAACAACTATGGGCGGGTGTCGGCTCCACCGACGATCATCGAGATGATCAAGAGCATCCACGAGGCGTACGGCGTCGATTTCCCCGCCGCTGATCTTCTCTATCCCACGTTCGTGGACGACCTGATCGCTCAGAGCCAGCGGATCACGTTCCGCAAGCTAGTGCGGATCGGCGAGCAGGAGTGCTTCCACATCATGGCGAAGGGAACCGAGCAGGACATGGAGCTGTGGATCGCCAATGATGCCGCGACGCTGCCGGTGAAGTACCTGTTCCGCACCCGCGAGAAGGGTCAGGTGACCGAGTACCAGGGCGCTTTCTCGGATTGGAAGATGAATCCCGATCTGCCGACGACGCTGTTCCGCTTCACGCCGCCGCCGGGATCGCGGGAGGTGCGGCTCGTGGCCCGCAACGAGAAGAGGAGTCCCGGAGGGCCGAAGAAGTGA
- a CDS encoding vanadium-dependent haloperoxidase produces the protein MTLRTGHHRSRLAWLLLASLAPAPGAFADAVTDANTRAVMIVSKVKNTPMAVRAMALAQVSVFDAVQSIGGRYAPLYAAPAAAPKASIEAAVAAATRTALLASLPSEQEAIEAEYRAALAKLPDGAEKTDGIAAGEKAAKAVLAARANDGAEAPNTYRPRTTPGTYVPTALPLVPHWGRRKPWLMKSGEQFRPGPPPKLDSEIWKRDLAESAALGGRNSSRRTPEQTEVARFWETTSPSVYWPIARSVASASGDVRESSRLLAEAAVAMDDAAIAVFDAKYHYEFWRPITAIRNAPANVRDPQWEPLVETPMHPEYPCAHCIVSSALGTVLESSIEAGSSPRLETTSPTAGGATRTWTKPADFMREVSEARIYAGVHYRNSTEVGAAMGRRIAELARARFPRETAMKER, from the coding sequence ATGACCCTGCGCACAGGCCACCATCGTTCACGACTTGCCTGGCTGTTGCTCGCGTCTCTGGCCCCCGCACCCGGAGCGTTCGCCGACGCGGTCACCGACGCCAACACGCGCGCCGTGATGATCGTGTCGAAGGTGAAGAACACCCCCATGGCAGTTCGGGCGATGGCGCTTGCCCAGGTCTCGGTCTTCGACGCGGTGCAGTCCATCGGCGGCCGCTATGCGCCGCTCTACGCGGCTCCCGCCGCGGCGCCGAAGGCATCGATCGAGGCGGCTGTGGCCGCGGCCACCCGCACCGCGTTGCTCGCGTCGCTGCCGTCCGAGCAGGAAGCGATCGAGGCGGAGTACCGCGCCGCGCTGGCGAAGCTGCCCGATGGAGCGGAGAAGACCGATGGCATCGCGGCGGGTGAGAAGGCTGCAAAGGCGGTGCTGGCGGCGCGCGCCAACGACGGCGCCGAGGCGCCCAATACCTACCGTCCGCGCACCACCCCCGGGACGTACGTGCCCACGGCGCTGCCCCTGGTGCCACATTGGGGACGCCGCAAGCCCTGGCTCATGAAGAGCGGCGAGCAGTTCCGTCCCGGTCCGCCGCCCAAGCTCGACAGCGAGATCTGGAAGCGCGACCTCGCGGAGTCCGCCGCTCTCGGCGGCAGGAACAGCTCGCGGCGCACACCCGAGCAGACCGAGGTCGCGCGCTTCTGGGAGACCACGTCGCCGTCCGTCTATTGGCCAATCGCGCGCAGTGTGGCGAGCGCCAGCGGCGACGTCCGCGAGAGCTCGCGGCTGCTGGCCGAAGCCGCCGTCGCGATGGACGACGCGGCGATCGCGGTGTTCGATGCGAAGTACCACTACGAGTTCTGGCGCCCGATCACCGCCATCCGCAACGCGCCTGCGAACGTGCGTGACCCGCAGTGGGAGCCTCTGGTCGAGACGCCCATGCACCCGGAGTACCCGTGCGCTCATTGCATCGTGTCGAGCGCGCTCGGCACCGTGCTCGAATCCTCGATCGAGGCCGGCTCCTCACCGCGGCTCGAGACCACGAGCCCGACCGCGGGTGGAGCGACGAGAACGTGGACGAAGCCGGCGGACTTCATGCGCGAGGTCTCGGAGGCGCGGATCTACGCCGGCGTCCACTACCGCAACTCGACCGAGGTCGGCGCCGCCATGGGGCGGCGCATCGCAGAGCTGGCACGGGCGCGTTTCCCGAGAGAGACGGCCATGAAGGAGCGCTGA
- a CDS encoding ion transporter — translation MSPLASLCRRIVAAPGFQNFVMALILANAVLLGIETSRELMSRHASLFSAASVVIQVLFMIEITIRLAAYLPRAHVFFSDGWNLFDFVVVALSLLPLAGPFATIARLARVLRVSRLVSVWPDLRLIIGTMLRSIPSMGHVIALLSLLLYVYGVVGFHLFHRVAPEYWGSLPLALETLFQTLTLEGWIEVADRSRHPLGWIFFTSFIVVAVFVVTNLFIAVVINNLDRVRSEELHAQDEASPHHTVLARIESLKAELNELEAALRRKG, via the coding sequence ATGAGCCCACTCGCCTCCTTGTGTCGCCGCATCGTCGCAGCGCCCGGCTTCCAGAACTTCGTCATGGCGCTGATCCTGGCCAACGCGGTCCTGCTGGGAATCGAGACCTCGCGGGAGCTGATGTCCCGCCACGCGTCGCTGTTCTCCGCCGCGTCGGTCGTGATCCAGGTCCTGTTCATGATCGAGATCACCATACGACTGGCCGCCTACCTTCCACGCGCGCACGTGTTCTTCAGCGACGGATGGAACCTCTTCGATTTCGTGGTGGTCGCGCTCTCCCTGCTTCCCCTGGCGGGCCCGTTCGCCACGATCGCGCGCCTCGCGCGGGTGCTGCGGGTGTCACGGCTCGTCTCTGTGTGGCCCGACCTGCGCCTGATCATCGGGACCATGCTGCGCTCGATCCCCTCCATGGGACACGTCATCGCCCTGCTCTCGCTGCTCCTCTACGTCTATGGCGTCGTGGGATTCCACCTCTTCCATCGCGTCGCGCCGGAGTACTGGGGTTCGCTGCCACTGGCGCTCGAGACCTTGTTCCAGACGCTGACCCTGGAAGGCTGGATCGAGGTCGCCGATCGCAGCCGTCACCCGCTGGGCTGGATCTTCTTCACGAGCTTCATCGTGGTGGCGGTATTCGTGGTCACCAACCTGTTCATTGCCGTGGTGATCAACAACCTCGATCGGGTGCGCAGCGAGGAGCTCCATGCCCAGGACGAAGCGAGCCCGCACCACACCGTGCTGGCGCGGATCGAGTCCCTGAAGGCCGAGCTGAACGAGCTGGAAGCCGCGCTGCGCCGGAAAGGGTGA
- a CDS encoding CYTH domain-containing protein → MTTRSRTRRRQTPVEREAALMVVSASPEQVIRRLAALRHLGAFELRAKGVESIHDTYLDTPDGRLAAKRIALRTRMIKDGGSLITLKSSGHESGGVSSREELELPLNMKNAGRVLHELSRMVSADLPTPRAFIQAKWSSASSRLVSSQVRKTRRMIREVVHRKRVIGEMAVDRVIYGFDGLRVSLEEVEVEAKQRGTRRDVRDFVRELQRQFPDDLLPWPHSKLATGKALEASARAGRLRSLVTSRKRLKPAALPALKRQLQRES, encoded by the coding sequence ATGACGACGCGCTCTCGGACCAGAAGACGCCAGACGCCCGTCGAGCGCGAAGCCGCGCTCATGGTCGTGTCGGCTTCGCCCGAACAAGTGATCCGCCGACTCGCCGCGTTACGGCATCTCGGCGCGTTCGAGCTGCGCGCGAAGGGCGTCGAGAGCATCCACGACACCTATCTCGACACACCCGATGGTCGCCTCGCGGCAAAGCGCATCGCACTCCGCACGCGCATGATCAAAGACGGCGGTTCGTTGATCACCCTGAAATCATCCGGGCACGAGAGTGGAGGCGTCAGCTCGCGCGAAGAGCTCGAACTGCCGCTCAACATGAAGAACGCCGGACGTGTGCTTCACGAGCTCTCACGCATGGTGAGTGCGGATCTCCCAACGCCGCGCGCATTCATCCAGGCCAAGTGGAGCTCGGCGTCCTCGCGGCTGGTATCCTCCCAGGTCCGCAAGACCCGGCGGATGATTCGCGAGGTCGTGCACCGGAAGAGGGTGATCGGTGAGATGGCGGTCGACCGGGTCATCTACGGGTTCGACGGCCTGCGGGTTAGCCTCGAGGAGGTCGAGGTCGAGGCCAAGCAGCGTGGTACGCGACGTGACGTCCGCGACTTCGTGCGCGAGCTGCAGCGTCAGTTTCCGGACGATCTCCTTCCCTGGCCTCATTCGAAGCTCGCGACCGGCAAAGCTCTCGAAGCGAGCGCTCGTGCCGGCCGGCTGCGGTCTCTGGTCACGAGTCGAAAACGACTCAAGCCCGCGGCGCTCCCGGCGCTCAAACGGCAGCTCCAGCGCGAGTCTTGA
- a CDS encoding DUF6515 family protein encodes MRPRKQVTRLVAVVTIGAQLLLISGDAFAQRMRGGGGGGRSGGGGRSSGSANRSSASSNNRSPSASNRQSTSRPSSGASINGGNQSLPNQGGSRPGGGGSGTQGGRNSNVSTNDRNRNNVNSGGNRNNNRGNNNRGRGDTNININVDNSRNTYVRNSNVAYGRPPYAYGGHAYYCHHPYYYRPYAPMYYGPAYNPWGVFVAAMAATAILVSVTAPPPVSTTTTTTTQTTVTESRDYYYDQGTWYLKDGDGYVAVAAPVGATVKSIPSEAEKLVVNGTTTYFYGGGYYEKVSDGYKVVPATAGAVVSNLPEGGEEVKIGEQTYVKFGETYYQPIQADGKNMYEVVQVKDAG; translated from the coding sequence GTGAGACCGCGAAAGCAGGTCACTCGCCTGGTCGCGGTCGTCACGATCGGGGCTCAGCTCCTCCTGATCTCGGGGGACGCGTTCGCCCAGCGCATGCGCGGTGGAGGAGGCGGTGGGCGCTCCGGAGGAGGTGGGCGCAGCTCCGGCAGCGCGAACCGGTCATCCGCGAGCAGCAACAACCGTTCGCCCAGCGCCAGCAACCGACAGAGCACATCCCGTCCATCGTCCGGAGCGTCGATCAACGGGGGCAACCAGAGTCTGCCCAACCAAGGTGGCAGCCGGCCGGGCGGAGGCGGATCGGGGACGCAGGGCGGCCGCAACAGCAACGTCAGCACCAACGACCGCAATCGGAACAACGTCAACTCCGGCGGCAATCGCAACAACAACCGCGGGAACAACAATCGCGGACGCGGCGATACGAACATCAACATCAACGTCGACAACAGCCGGAACACTTACGTGCGCAACAGCAACGTCGCCTACGGACGCCCGCCCTATGCCTACGGCGGACACGCCTATTACTGCCACCACCCGTACTACTACCGCCCGTACGCGCCCATGTACTACGGACCGGCCTACAACCCATGGGGTGTCTTTGTCGCGGCCATGGCGGCGACCGCCATCCTCGTGTCGGTGACGGCTCCGCCGCCTGTCTCCACGACGACCACCACGACGACTCAGACCACCGTCACCGAGAGCCGCGACTACTACTACGATCAGGGCACGTGGTACCTGAAGGATGGGGATGGTTACGTGGCGGTGGCGGCGCCCGTCGGAGCCACCGTGAAGAGCATCCCGTCCGAAGCGGAGAAGCTGGTCGTCAACGGGACGACGACCTACTTCTATGGCGGCGGGTATTACGAGAAGGTCTCCGATGGGTACAAGGTGGTGCCCGCGACCGCCGGCGCGGTCGTTTCCAACCTGCCTGAGGGCGGGGAGGAGGTGAAGATCGGCGAACAGACCTACGTGAAGTTCGGTGAGACCTATTACCAGCCGATCCAGGCGGACGGGAAGAACATGTACGAGGTCGTGCAGGTGAAAGACGCCGGGTAG
- a CDS encoding helix-turn-helix domain-containing protein: MKGYGQFCPIAVASEIVAERWTPLILRELLSGSRRFGEIRQGLPLISRALLVQRLRFLEESGLIASQPRAEGRGREYVPTRAAEEFGQVLDGLGAWGQRWATTQFDPENLDLGLLMWNMRRRVDVRRLPPQRVVARFEFRAFPARCRPLRTCWLILDRRGSEVCYRDPMLDVDLVITAHAGSLARIWLGALTFENAARAGELQLEGPPHLVRAFPTWFLLSRFAAVRKDGSEARAT, encoded by the coding sequence ATGAAAGGCTACGGACAGTTCTGCCCGATCGCGGTGGCCAGCGAGATCGTCGCCGAGCGTTGGACCCCCTTGATCCTGCGCGAGCTGCTCAGCGGGTCGCGTCGATTCGGAGAGATAAGGCAGGGCCTGCCGCTCATCTCGCGGGCGCTGCTGGTCCAAAGACTGCGCTTTCTGGAGGAGTCCGGTCTCATCGCCAGTCAGCCGCGCGCAGAAGGCCGTGGGCGGGAGTATGTCCCCACCCGGGCGGCCGAGGAGTTCGGTCAGGTCCTGGACGGGCTCGGCGCATGGGGACAACGCTGGGCCACCACGCAATTCGATCCCGAGAACCTCGATCTCGGACTACTCATGTGGAACATGCGCCGCCGCGTGGACGTGCGACGATTGCCGCCGCAGCGGGTCGTTGCCCGCTTCGAGTTCCGGGCCTTCCCGGCGCGCTGCCGGCCGCTCCGCACCTGCTGGCTGATCCTCGATCGCCGGGGCTCGGAGGTCTGCTACAGGGATCCGATGCTCGACGTGGACCTGGTGATCACGGCCCACGCGGGATCGCTGGCGCGCATCTGGCTCGGTGCTTTGACCTTCGAAAACGCCGCGCGAGCTGGCGAGCTCCAGCTGGAAGGGCCTCCGCATCTGGTGCGAGCGTTCCCGACCTGGTTCCTGCTCAGCCGTTTCGCCGCTGTCCGCAAAGACGGCAGCGAAGCGAGGGCCACCTGA
- a CDS encoding FlgD immunoglobulin-like domain containing protein, which yields MPASASARWLLLASFPIGIALSTPAHALLRERITTTTLTLPATLEPSASSFHLWNQHTLGPRLYHEPLPDGRTMVGWTDAAMNGHVSIVGTTVQTTFDFPAEPVRGLVAHANGTFAVLLWNRGGAGYQDDFTRLSKRNANGTQAWTVTVTTTEYTPNPAQFNIGDSRLAYANGVYGAYLSVHSSSGHEGDRYQRISDTGAILSGGWGWGLSHSMSGVIAAHPENGTLHTVGSSDCYPSKALLFDKSTTLFAADADCAGKVSVQLGQMAAARGALWLVAMNAIDRPGYPARGVGIVRIRPGGAPNLTWLTSTLGADERDPVIARIGTSVGSNRFLVGWRLLSDGSFRVATVDSNAVVRSGPEIVSPAVKWGARDDSYRARPDGSISWVEGSSGSTTLRLHRYSESLVAVEDETLGSGATTSLSMRSPYPNPVRGGTATLRFALARPGRVTLRIHDAAGRLVRQLVDGEHAAGSHETRWDGRGTSGQPARSGVYFATVESGAERATTRFLLLD from the coding sequence TTGCCCGCTTCCGCCAGCGCTCGTTGGCTCCTGCTCGCCTCGTTCCCGATCGGGATCGCGCTTTCCACCCCGGCGCACGCACTCCTTCGCGAGCGCATCACCACCACGACGCTGACCCTGCCGGCGACGCTCGAGCCTTCCGCGTCGTCGTTCCACCTGTGGAACCAGCACACGCTCGGACCTCGGCTCTACCACGAGCCGCTGCCCGACGGACGCACCATGGTGGGCTGGACCGATGCCGCCATGAACGGCCACGTCAGCATCGTCGGCACGACCGTGCAGACCACGTTCGACTTCCCCGCCGAGCCGGTGCGCGGTCTGGTGGCGCACGCGAACGGCACGTTCGCGGTGCTGCTGTGGAACCGCGGCGGCGCGGGCTACCAGGACGATTTCACGCGGCTGTCCAAGCGCAACGCGAACGGAACCCAGGCGTGGACCGTGACGGTGACGACGACCGAGTACACGCCGAACCCTGCGCAGTTCAACATCGGGGATAGCCGGCTTGCGTACGCCAACGGCGTGTATGGCGCGTACCTCAGCGTTCACTCCTCCTCCGGACACGAAGGCGATCGCTATCAGCGGATCAGCGACACCGGAGCCATCCTGAGCGGCGGCTGGGGATGGGGGCTCTCCCACTCGATGTCGGGCGTGATCGCCGCGCATCCGGAGAACGGCACGCTGCACACGGTCGGCTCCAGCGACTGCTACCCGAGCAAGGCGCTCCTCTTCGACAAGAGCACGACGCTCTTCGCGGCCGACGCCGACTGCGCCGGCAAGGTCTCGGTCCAGCTCGGGCAGATGGCCGCGGCGCGAGGCGCTCTGTGGCTGGTGGCGATGAACGCCATCGATCGGCCGGGATATCCTGCGCGCGGCGTCGGAATCGTGCGGATCCGCCCGGGAGGCGCGCCGAATCTCACCTGGCTCACCAGCACACTCGGCGCCGACGAGCGCGATCCGGTGATCGCGCGGATCGGGACCAGCGTTGGATCGAACCGCTTCCTGGTCGGCTGGCGACTGCTCAGCGACGGCAGCTTCCGAGTGGCCACGGTGGACTCCAATGCCGTCGTGAGGAGCGGGCCGGAGATCGTTTCCCCGGCGGTGAAGTGGGGAGCGCGGGACGACTCCTACCGCGCGCGTCCCGACGGAAGCATCTCCTGGGTGGAAGGGTCCTCCGGATCGACCACGCTTCGGCTGCACCGCTATTCCGAATCGCTGGTCGCGGTGGAGGACGAGACCCTGGGCTCCGGCGCGACCACCTCACTCTCCATGCGGTCGCCCTATCCGAATCCCGTGCGCGGCGGCACCGCGACCCTCCGCTTCGCCCTCGCGCGCCCGGGGCGCGTCACGCTCCGGATCCACGACGCGGCCGGCAGGCTGGTTCGCCAGCTGGTGGACGGCGAGCATGCCGCGGGATCGCACGAGACGCGGTGGGACGGCCGAGGTACGAGCGGCCAGCCGGCGCGGTCCGGCGTCTATTTCGCGACCGTCGAATCGGGCGCCGAGCGCGCAACCACCCGGTTCCTGCTGCTCGATTAG